CTTGCTGTGGACCCCGTCGGCGTCCGAAGATTTTCCTCCCCGTCCTTCCGCAACCGCGCGAAGGGCGGGGAGCGTCTTTGCGAACGCCCTTCAGGGGGCCGAACGTCCTTCAGGTGGCCGAGCGCCTCCGGGAGCCGGCGGGGACGCGGTACGAGGTGTGGGGACATCTCGATCATTCAGGACATAGGGGAAGAGCGGGTAGGCATGAGGGCGTTTGACGCACGGTCGGTTGTGCTGCCTGACGCGAGACGGCCGGTCACGGCACATGACGCGAAAGTGACGCCCGGCACGTACAACCCTGACGGGGGGAAGCGTGTCCAACTGACGTGGCCCAGGTTCTCGACTTCAGCGCTGCGACACGCAGCCGACCCCGCATGCCCGGCGCGCCCGGCGGCATGCCGGTGATCGCGCCCATGCCCGCAGCGCGGCCCACCCGCATACCCAGTCAGCGCGACGGCGTCGAGGACGCCGTGGCGGCCGGAACCACCGTCGACCACCTGACGGAGACCTATCGCGCGCACTACCGCTCGCTGCTGGGCCTCGCCGCGCTCCTGCTCGACGACACCGCTTCCTGCGAGGACGTCGTCCAGGAGGCCTTCATCCGCGTCCACTCCGCGCGCAAGCGCGTCCGCGACCCGGAGAAGACCCTCGCCTACCTGCGGCAGACGGTCGTCAACCTCTCCCGCTCGGCCCTGCGCCGCCGCATCCTCGGCCTCAAGCTGCTGTCCAAGCCGATGCCGGACATGGCGAGCGCGGAGGAGGGGGCGTACGACCAGCTCGAGCGCGACTCCCTCATCAAGGCGATGAAGGGGCTGCAGCGCCGCCAGCGCGAGGTCCTGGTGCTGCGCTACTTCGCGGACATGACCGAGGCGCAGGTCGCCGAGACGCTCGGCATATCGCTGGGCTCGGTGAAGGCGTACGGCTCCCGCGGCATCGCCGCCCTGCGCGTCGCGATGGAGGCACCGGCATGAACCGGGACGCCCAGGGACCCGACTCCCGAGACCGCCACGAGCCCTTCGCCTGGCACGAGCCGACGGCACCGCACGAGCAAGAGCACACGCAATCGCACGCTGGGAACGACACTGTGAACCACGGCCCCGACGACCAGAGCCCCGACGGGTTCGACTCGGACGAGCTGGCTCTGCGCAGGATGCTGCACCAGGCGGTGCAGACGGTCGAGCCGCGCGACGGCACACTGGAGCACCTGCGGCGGGCCGTGCCCGCCCGGCGCGCCCGCAAGCGGCAGGCGATGGTCGGCATGGCGGCCGCGGCACTCTTCCTCGGCACCGCCGTCCCGGCCCTCGTGCACGTCTCGAACTCCACCGGCTCGGACGTCAACCCGTCCGTCGCCGGGCAGGCCTCACAGGCCCAGGGCGGGGCGAACCAGGGAAAAACCGACGGCAGTGAGAGCACTGCCGGCGGCACCTCCGGCAAGTCCGGAAACCCCGGCAAGAACGGCACCAAGGGCGACGGCAAGGGCAAGAACTCCGGCGCCGGCACCGGCGGCACGGCCGGCACCGACCCCTCGGCGACCTCCGCGACGGCCCCGGTCTGCACGGCCGACCAGCTCGGCCAGGCCACCGGCAGCGCCGCCGCCCCGGACGCCGCGGGCACCGTCTACGGCACCTTCCGTGTCGTGAACACCTCCGCCACCGCCTGCACGGTCGAC
The sequence above is drawn from the Streptomyces sp. SLBN-31 genome and encodes:
- a CDS encoding SigE family RNA polymerase sigma factor, with amino-acid sequence MPGAPGGMPVIAPMPAARPTRIPSQRDGVEDAVAAGTTVDHLTETYRAHYRSLLGLAALLLDDTASCEDVVQEAFIRVHSARKRVRDPEKTLAYLRQTVVNLSRSALRRRILGLKLLSKPMPDMASAEEGAYDQLERDSLIKAMKGLQRRQREVLVLRYFADMTEAQVAETLGISLGSVKAYGSRGIAALRVAMEAPA